One Castanea sativa cultivar Marrone di Chiusa Pesio chromosome 4, ASM4071231v1 DNA window includes the following coding sequences:
- the LOC142630626 gene encoding 15-cis-zeta-carotene isomerase, chloroplastic, which produces MVTTSVSVLLSNPFSTPRPHHHRFTTKNQTHLTIRHRPMPNPTSILSCNSVLRCCSFRNSKFQLRTSMGDTAKKTSKDDEDEALMVGEDSAFFDLARQKISSWLLFSLVLGVVLFVLDFAWIDNSGLGLGNAFIHAVSELSDSPEVVMLTLILIFAIVHSGLASLRDVGEKFIGERAFRVLFAGTSLPLAVSTVVYFINHRYDGLQLWQLQSVPGLHQFVWLSNFISFFFLYPSTFNLLEVAAVEKPKMHLWETGIMRITRHPQMVGQVMWCLAHTIWIGNSVAVAASLGLIGHHLFGVWNGDRRLAIRYGEAFEDVKRRTSVIPFAAILDGRQKLPKDYYKEFIRVPYLTITALTLGAYFAHPLMQAASFRLHW; this is translated from the exons ATGGTAACAACCAGTGTAAGTGTATTGCTCTCAAACCCCTTCTCTACACCACGGCCACATCACCACCGATTCACtaccaaaaaccaaacccacctCACAATCAGACATCGTCCTATGCCAAACCCAACCTCAATTCTCTCATGTAATTCAGTACTTCGTTGCTGTTCTTTTCGCAATTCCAAGTTTCAGCTTCGAACTTCCATGGGGGACACAGCCAAAAAGACCTCCAAAGATGACGAGGATGAGGCTTTGATGGTGGGTGAGGACTCGGCTTTCTTTGACTTGGCTCGGCAGAAGATATCTTCTTGGTTACTCTTCTCTCTTGTTCTTGGAGTGGTTCTGTTCGTGCTAGACTTTGCTTGGATTGATAACTCTGGCCTCGGTCTCGGCAACGCGTTTATCCATGCTGTTTCGGAACTTTCTGACAGCCCTGAG GTTGTGATGTTGACCCTTATTCTCATTTTTGCCATTGTCCACAGTGGCTTGGCTAGCCTACGAGATGTGGGTGAGAAATTCATTGGAGAACGAGCTTTCCGTGTTTTGTTTGCTGGGACATCTCTGCCATTGGCTGTTAGTACTGTT GTGTATTTCATCAACCACAGATATGATGGGCTACAATTGTGGCAGCTCCAGAGTGTTCCTGGGCTACACCAGTTTGTGTGGCTCTCTaattttatctctttctttttcctgtaTCCATCAACCTTTAATCTGTTAGAAGTAGCGGCCGTTGAGAAGCCTAAAATGCATCTTTGGGAAACTGGGATTATGAGAATTACAAGGCACCCACAG ATGGTTGGACAGGTAATGTGGTGCCTGGCTCACACTATTTGGATTGGGAACTCTGTGGCGGTGGCAGCCTCTCTTGGATTAATTGGACACCATCTATTTGGTGTTTGGAATGGAGATAGAAGGTTAGCTATAAGGTATGGGGAGGCTTTTGAAGATGTCAAAAGGCGAACGAGTGTCATTCCCTTCGCAGCAATACTGGATGGCAGACAAAAGTTGCCAAAAGATTATTACAAAGAATTTATACGTGTCCCATATTTGACAATTACAGCATTGACATTAGGCGCATATTTTGCACACCCACTGATGCAAGCAGCCAGTTTCAGGCTTCATTGGTAG